The genomic interval CTGTAGCTTAGAGATGATAGCATATTGACCAAGTGTGAAATATCTCGTGTGTCACCACTATGATAAGAGCGATAGAGACGATTTTGGGAACCGCTACAACCTCTAAAATTAAGCGCCGCGACATCATAGCCATTATTAACAAGCAGTTTAGCCATCCCTAACATGTAAGGGCGCTGTGCATCACCCTCTAGCCCGTGAAGTAGTAATGCTACTTTTGAGGCACGCTTACGCGAAAGAGAACTATCTGTATATGACCAGTCAATATCCACAAAATCACCATCTGGGAGTTCTAGTCGTTTACGATTTTGTGACACTCCATGTACCCGCCGTATTTTTGCAGAATATATAGTTGAAAAATGAGCATTTTTAAAAAGCCCTATTGCTTTGTAAGGAGACTGTATAATAGGCATTTATAAGGTGAGGTTTCCCAATGTTAGTTTTTGTGATAAAAAATTTAAATTACATCTAAAGGCAAAAAAATAAAATTATAGATTTAAACTTTACTTAATAATAACAATTCGGAATAAATTTTGAATACTTTTATAAAAATTCTATAATTATGATGACATCAAAAATTTATATAACAGCTTTTTCAATAATTTGTGCACTAGTTTGTATTCAATGTAATTCTACAGAAAGTGCAGCGAAAAAACAAAAGGTCGAACTTTCGAGTCCAAATTTTGTAAACGAAACCATTTATTTTAATTCCTATACCGCAGGTACTAAGGAGGGTGGTACTGGCTATGAAATCCATCTAGAGAACTTTGATCTTCCAGAAAACGTAAAATTAAATAAAGTTTATTTTGCAGGCCAGTCTGGTGATGTATACCCAACATCAATCGGTTATAGTGCGCGTACTAAAGAAATGAGCACAGGAAAAGAAGATGTGATTATGTCAAGTGATGTAAATAAGGAGGCTGCAAATAACGTTCCAAGCACTACCGTGAAATTCCCTTTTCCGTTAACAGAGAGTCAAGCAGGTATTCAGTATACAGAGAATGGGGTTGTAAAATATACTATTATGAATAGTGTGCTTCAAAGAGAGCCTATCTACTATCCTAGTGCACCACCAAAAGAGCAGAACCAATAGACGTGACTAATTTCTGTACTTTTGTGCTTCATAAACTGAAACATCATTGGGTACGCTTAAAAGTCTCTTCAAACATACATTCATTTACGGTCTAGCAACCGTATTACCTAGAATTCTAACAGCACTACTCACGAGGTTGTATACTGGATATCTTCCAGATACAGATGCATTTGGGGAAGTGACGATTGTTTTTTCATACGTAATGTTTTTAAATGTGATTCTTACCTACGGTATGGAAACTGCATTTTTTAAATTTTTTAATGAAAAAAAACATAAAGAAAGCACATTATCTACCTCGCTAATTTCTCTTCTTGTAACAACTGTATTTTTTGCAGTATTAGCATTTTTGGCGATTGATTTTCTAGCAGGTATTTCTGGAGTTCCTAGTGCATATTGGAAATGGGTAATTTTAATTATTTCCTTTGATACACTTGCCGTCATTCCTTTTGCCTACATGCGAGCACAAAGTAAATCCACTAAATATGCGATGATCAAGTTGCTTAACGTTGTGATATCAACAACATTATCCGTGATTTTACTAGTGTGGTTGCCTAGGTTAGACATCATTAAAAGTTATTTTCCTTCAGATAAAATAGAACTCGTCTTTATAGCCCTTTTTGCCCCAAGTTTAATAACATTACTGATAGTTATTAAACCGTATTTTCAAAAGTGGAATTTTGATAGGGCTTTGCATAAAAAAATGCTTAGATATGGAGGACCTATACTCATTGCGGGTCTTGCATTTGTTGTTAACGAATCTTTTGATAAAATACTTTTAGAGAGACTCTTACCAGAGAAAATAGCAGATAGCCAAGTAGGAATTTATGGGGCCTGCTACAAATTGTCTATAGGAATGACCCTTTATGCAACCGCATTTAGAATTGGGATTGAGCCATTTTTCTTTAGTGAAGCAGGTAATAAAAATGCAACTCAGATGTATGCACAAATCACAAAGACCTTTGTAGTCTTTGGGGCTATCGCTCTTTTTATATATGTGGTTTTAGTAGATGTTGTGAAAGTGATTTTACTCAATAATACAGATTATTGGGAAGGTATGTACATCGTTCCTTTGATTTTGATAGCTTATTTATTTTTCGGTATTTATCAGACTTTATCTGTTTGGTATAAAACCACAGATAAGACGAGATATGGCGCTTATATTTCTGCTGGAGGTGCTGCCTTCACTATTCTTATTAATGTGTTATTAATACCACAAATAGGATATCTTGCTAGTGCTATTGCTACATGTGTTGCTTATGGAATCATGATGATTATCTCCTATTATATCGGAAGAAAACATTTAGCAATTCCTTATGATGTAAAAAATATACTTTTGTACCTTATCATAAGTATTTCTTTTTCTTGTGTGTTTTTTTACGGAGTAAGATCATATTACGGCGTGGGAACTCTAACTACTTATACTATTGGTACATTTATGACCTTAGTATTATCCGTTCTTATTGGATTTAAGGAAAAAGATATGTTGTTATCACTTTTTAAAAGAAAGTGATTTTGCTTTCGTAAAAAAAACTCAAATAAATAGATAAGTTAGTTATAATTAAAAGAAACAGATGAAAATCAAAGTCATAAATAAAAGTAATCATGCACTACCACACTATGAGACAATAGCTAGTGCGGGGATGGATCTACGTGCAAATCTCACGGAGTCAATAACCATTGGTTCACTAGAACGAGCAATCGTTCCAACTGGAATTTTAATAGAACTACCTGTAGGTATTGAAGCGCAAGTAAGACCTCGAAGTGGTCTTGCTGCAAAAAAAGGAATTACCGTTCTAAATGCACCAGGTACTATTGATGCAGATTATCGTGGAGAAGTAGGTGTTATATTAGTAAATCTATCAAACGACCCATTTACTATTGAAAATGGTGAACGTATTGCTCAAATGGTCATCGCAAAACATGAACAAGGGCAGTGGGATGAGGTAGAAGAACTCTCTACAACAGATCGTGGAGAGGGAGGCTTTGGCTCTACAGGTGTAAAATAATAATAGAAATTTTTCGCGAAAGCGAGAATTATAAAAACATTTTTAATGAAAATAATAGTACCTATGGCGGGATTAGGTTCCCGTATTCGTCCACACAGTCTTACTGTACCAAAACCTTTAATTCCAGTAGCAGGATCTCCCATTGTACACAGATTAGTGCGCGACATTGCTAAAATATTAGACCAACCTATAGAAGAAATTGCTTTTATCTTAGGTGACCCAACATTTTTTGGAGATGAGGTAACCACACAATTAGGGGAGCTAGCAACTAGTCTAGGGGCAAAGGCATCAATATATCGTCAAGGAGAGGCATTGGGAACGGGACACGCTATCATGAGCGCAGAGCCATCCTTAAGTGGGCCAGCTGTAATTGCCTATGCAGATGCTTTGATACGTGCAGATTTAGAGCTAGACCCAGATGCAGATAGCGTTATTTGGACAAAAACTGTCGCTAATCCTGAAGCATACGGGGTGGTAAAACTTAATGAAAAACAAGATATTATAGAGCTTGTAGAAAAGCCTTCAACTTTTGTTTCTGACCAAGCAGTGATAGGAATATATTATTTCAAAGATGTAGCCGTTCTTAAAGAGAAGCTACAAGAGGTAATAGATGAAAACATAATGAATGGTGGCGAGTATCAGATTAATGATGGCATAAAAAAAATGATGGCAGAGGGCCGTATATTTAAAACAGGTACGGTTGATGAGTGGATGGATTGTGGTAACAAGGAAGTGGCGATAGAAACAAACAGTAAGATGTTACAATTTTTACACGATGATGGTCAAGAACAACTCGTTGCCGACAATGTAACATTAGAAAATTCTAAAATCATTCCGCCTTGCTTTGTAGGAGACAACGTTGTGTTAAAAAATACTACCATTGGTCCAGGTGTAGCAATTGGAGCAGGCACAACAATTGAAGATAGTACAATCACACATAGCTTAATTCAAAAACAGAGTTATATTAAGAACGTACAATGGACAGAGGCTATGATAGGTAATAAAGTGCATTTCGATGGTTCATTTACAAGAGTAAGCCTCGGTGATTACAGTGTGATGAAATAAATGATATTTAGAGGATGAATAAGAAAATCTACATACTCGTTTTTATAGTGTTGGTTACGCTTTCGCGAAAGCGTATCCTCGCACAGCAACCACTAGAGCAAACTCCATTTGAGGATGAGAATGTAGATGACTTAGGCAATGTTTCAGATGCTTTTCAAGTTTCATTTTTTGAAGCATTAAAACAAAAGGGCATAGAAAACTATGACCGTGCAATAAGTGCTTTAGATAAATGTATTTTGTTAGAACCAGAAAAGGCAATCCTATACTTTGAAAGGGGTAAAAATAATGTGTTTTTGAAAAACTATGATCGAGCTATAGAAGATTTCAAAAAATCCTTAGAAATAAACCCAAATGACAAAGATGTTCTAATAGTCTTGTACGACGTTTACTATACACAGCGAGATTATACAGCTGCAGAGAAAATAGTAAAGGAACTAATGGATTTTGATATTCAATACAAAGAAGATCTAGCCCGTATTTATACTCAGACTAAACGTTACAATGAAGCTCTTGACCTCTTAGATGAGTTGGAAGATGAGTATGGACCAGATCTTTATCGTGATCAATTAAAAAATAGACTTTACATGCTCTCTGGAAATACAGAGCGACAAGTGAAAGAAATTGAAGAAAATATTGTTTCTAGCCCAAAGAGTACAGCCGAGTATTTGAAGCTTATCTTTCTTTACAGTGAACAAGGTAATTCTAGAAAGGCATATGAAACTGCGTTAGAACTTCAAAAAGTAAACCCAGAAGCAGATGAAGTGCAACTAGCTCTTTACAAATTTTATCTTATTGACAACAAAACAGACCTTGCAGTAGCAGCGATGCAAAAAGTGCTAGAAAGTAAAACAATCGCTCTAGAAGGTAAGCATAATGTTCTCAACGATTTCTTGATTTTTGTAAATGAAAATCCACAGTTTGAGATGCAGTTAGAAAATGCTATCACCGTCTTTGATAAACAAGTGGGAAGTGCTAATATCTTCTATGAATTAGCAGTATATTATTTACAAAAAGGGGATAAAGTAAAAGCATTGCCATACTTCAAAAAAGCCTTAGCTACTAGCCCAGAAGATCTTGAAATTATTAAAAACATTATACTTCTCCAGCTAGATGAAGATCAGTTTTTGGACGCAGAAAAAACGGTCTCTGAAGCCTTGGACTTATATCCTTCACAACCTTTATTATATTTAACATATGGAGTAACTTTAAATAAGCAAAACAAATTTAAAGAAGCAATAATACAGTTAGAAACGGGAATTGATTATATCATTGATGATGTAAAAATGGAAGCAGATTTTTATAATCAACTGGGCGATGCTTATTCGGGGACTGGAGATTCTTCTAAAGCAAAAAGTTATTACGAGAAGGTTAAAAGCTTACAAGCAAAAGAAAATTAATGAAAAAATATAGCTACTTATTCATATTTATACTTCTAGCAAGCTGTAGTGGAACAAAAAAGATTGCAACTTCAGAAAGTGCAGAAGATATAACATCTTCAAGATTGATCAATGAATATTATGCAAATGCACTTGAGTATAAAACCATGGATGCTCGTACGCGTTTAAGGTATGAAGATAAAAACAATAGCCAGTCTGTCACTGTAACGATTCGTATTGAAAAAGATAAAAAAATATGGCTCAATGCTTCTCTATTAGGTATTTCAGGAGCTCGTGCATTGATTACCCCTGATAAAGTTCAATTTTATGATAAGCTTAATCGGCAATATTTTGAGGGTGATTTTAGGTTTTTGAGTGAATATCTAGGAGTTGATATTGACTTTTTTCAATTGCAACGCTTATTGTCGGGACAAACAGTGTATGATTTACGAGAAGGGAAGTATGATTTTAAAAAAACGGCAGTAGGATACACTATCACTCCTAGAAAACAATTAGAGGGTATAAATTTATTATTTTCCATAAGTTCTGAAAATTTTATGGTAGACAGACAACGAGTTGAACAACCTGCAGAAAATGTCTCGTTAGACGTAGTATATGGCGCTTATCGTAATGTAGAAGGAAAACCTTTTCCTACACAAATAGATATTCTAGCAAATGATAATCAAAATCAGACTCGAGTAAGTATAGATTTTAGAGATATAGATATAAATGTAGATACTAATTTTCCATTTTCTATACCATCAGGATATTCTAAAATAGAGCTTCATGCAAGATAGTTGTTTCTCTTATAAAGCTATTTTGAGCTGTTTTTTCCTCTTTTTTATTGTCTCAACAGTAGTTGGTCAATCTGCAGAGCAAAAGAAGCTAGAAAAACGCCGAGAATCGCTCAAGCAAGAGATGGCACAATTGCAGCGTTTACGGGATACAAATAAAAAGAAAGAAATTTCTATTCTTACACAAGTAGAGGACCTAGACACAAAAATAAAACTGCGTACAGATTTAATAAAGGTTACAAATAGACAGGCAAATTTACTTACACGGGAAATTAACGAAAACTTATCTAAGATGGAAAGCCTGAGAGAGGAGCTAACCATTTTAAAAGAAGATTACGGAGAGATGATCCGTAAATCATATAAAAGTAAAAGCGGACAAAGTAAAATAATGTTTCTCTTATCTAGCGAAAGCTTTAAGCAAGCTTATAAGCGTACTCAGTATATGAAACAATATGCTAATTACCGTAAGAAACAGGGAAATCAAATAAAAGAGCGCACAAAGCTTTTACAACAAACTAATAAAAAGCTCGTACAGCAAAAGAAAGATAAAGATGTCTTAATAGCAGAAAATCGAATTGCAAAAGCAGCGCTAGATAAAGAAAAACAAAGACAAGCAGCACTTGTTAGAGAAATCAAGAAAAAATCGAGTAGCTATACAGCACAGTTACGTAAAAAGCAACGAGAAACAGATCGTATAGATCATCAGATAGATAAAATAATTGCAGATGCAATTAAAGCTAGTAATAAAAAAGCAGGTAAGTCAACCACAAGCAATAAAGGTTTTGCCCTAACACCAGCAGAGGTTACGTTAGCCAGAAAATTCTCTAGAAACAAAGGAAAGCTTATTTGGCCGGTAGAGCGTGGGCGTGTCACAAGACGCTTTGGGAAATCTGCACACCCTACCTTACCTGGGATTACAACTATTAATAGTGGAGTAGAAATTGAAACCAGTCAAGGCGCTTCGGCAAGAGCCGTATTTGCAGGAGAAGTCACAACCATACAAGATATGCAAGGAGGCGCCGCAACTGTTTTTATAAGGCACGGAGATTATTTCACAGTATATACAAATCTTAAAAACATAAAAGTCAAAACAGGTGATCAGATAGCCTATAAAGAAACACTAGGTGAGATCACTCGCAATGCTTTTAGTGGCAAAACAATTTTAAAATTTTCAGTTCGTAGAAATACTTCAAAGCTCAACCCCGCAGACTGGGTATTAGGAATGTAATTTTTTTCGCTTTCGCGAAAGCGTAATTATATATGTCACTAAGCAGTCCGACTTTAATTTTAGCATAACACTAAGTTTATTTTAATAGTTTCTTATTACAGCAACCTTTTAATTATAAGTAATTTAGAAGTGAACAAAAAAACAAATAAAATTATGAACTCTACAGAATTTGAAGGAAAATGGAATCAAGTAAAAGGAGAATTCAAACAGAAATATGGAAAAATGTTTAATGATGATGAAACCTTTGCAGAAGGTAAGTTTGATGAAGTAGCTGGACGTATCCAAGAAAAAACAGGAAAATCAAAAGAAGCTATTAGAGAAGAAGTAGAAAAGTGGTAGCCACTTTTATTAAGTTTAAAATAGTAAAGCCTCCCAATGGGAGGCTTTACTATTTTAAGAAGGTAGCAATTATGTAAATAAAGCTTTCAACTCTGTTGCTTCATTAGGTTTCATCTTTCCAGCAAGCACTAAAGAAAGCTGTTTGCGTCGCAGAGCGGCATCAAAGCGTTCCTTTTCTACTGTACTTTCTGGAATTAGCTTAGGTATTTGTACAGGAATCCCTTGGTCATCTACAGCAACAAAAGTGTAAATTGCTTCATTTGCTTGAGAGCGTTGCCCACTCTCACGATCTTCTACCCAAACATCTATAAATACCTCCATAGAAGTTTTAAAAGCACGAGATACTTTTGCCTCCACAGTAACAACACTACCTAAAGCAATACTTCTGTTAAAAGCAACGTGATTCACAGAGGCAGTTACAACAATACGGCGACAATGTCTTCTTGCAGCAATACTAGCAGCACGGTCCATACGCGCGAGTAATTCTCCACCAAATAAATTATTTAATGGGTTTGTTTCACTAGGAAGTACAAGGTCAGTAAGTATAGTTTTTGAATCACTTGGAGTTCTCGGTTCCATATTTCATATTTTAGACAAAGGTACGTAGGTCTCACAAGACGAAAAGACTCTTTGTAAAAATTTAAGATGCAACTAGGATATGTGTGTAATTTTAAGAATAGCTTTAAGAATACACTAGATCTATATATGTAAATGTATTATTTTGAAAATAGTCTATTTCTAGACTCGCTACTTAATCTTTTGTACGAGTAACCAAGCAGAAGAGTTGTCCTCTTTACGTATTTTTCTGAGCATATTTATTGCCTCATCACTATCAGTAAAACTACCATAAACAACTTGGTGTAAACCATATCTATTAATACCTATTTGACGTGCCTTGTAGCCTTTTTCACGTAGTTGTGAGACACGAGTTTGAGCATTTTCTTCTTGTCGAAATGCTCCTGCAACAATATGATATTTACCCGTAGGTTTTGAAACTGCAAGTGTTATTGCAGGTAGTGGATTTTCAATTACAAAAGTTGCCTCTTGAATTTTATCCTCTAGTTGTATACTTGCTTCTTGTTTTGAAGCATAATTAAACTCCTCTACATCTCTCAAGTAGGTGTAACCTAATATTCCTGATACTCCTAGAATCACTACGGCCGCCGCCGCATATTTAAGCCAATTACTGTTTCTTCTTTCTGGGGTAAAAACTATCGGTGTTGTAGCCTCTATAGATTTTACCTCTTCCTTATAAACTTCTCTGAGCACTTGAGAAGAAGTAAAGGAAGATAATCCAAATGAAGACGTTAAATAATTGAGATGGTACGATGGTTCAAAATGTAATTTATTTTCTTCATCAAGAGAAAGAGATCCTATATTTTGTAACGTTTGACTTTCCCCTTTATGCAATCCATCATATAAATAGCGCACATAGGATGCAATTTTCATAGTTGCCTCCTCATAAGGAATCATCTCTGTTTTTGAGATATAGTTTGCTAATAAACCATCATTATCTATAAGCTGCCTATTAAAAGATAATTTTTTCTTAGGTGGATAAAAAGCGTTAGTACTAGAATGCACTTGAGCACTCTGTAACTGTGTTAGAAAGGCACCAAATTCTGGTAAAATTACACACTCATATCTATAAAGAAGGTCACTTATGTACTGGTCTAACTGCATAAGCTCAAATTTAGAAAAAATCAACTTCAGCTGGAGACATCTTTCAAGATTTTATTAACACATTTTTTTGTTGTTTCTTGTTACTCCCATTAATATGTCATAAATGTCAGAAAAAGAACTTCTTGCCTTATTAGTTTTACAATACACTCCACATCTAGGAGATGGTTCTATAAAAAGGCTTATACAAAAATTTGGTAGTGCTCAGGAGGTGCTCTTACAGAAAAAAAGCACTTTATTAGCTATCGATGGGATAGGAGAGCATAAATTAAGTGCTTTTGGTAAAGAAGAATACTATGCTTTCGCGAAAGCAGAATTAGAATATATGAGTAATGACGGTATTCATGCCGTATCGTATCTACAAGACGAATATCCACTGCGACTCAAACATTGCATCGACAGTCCAGTAATACTATTTTCTCGCGGAAAGATTAATTGGAACAATCCACGCATACTAAGTATTGTGGGAACGCGAAAGATTACAACCTATGGAGAAGATTTCATTAAAAAATTTATAGCCGAAATTGCACCACTCAACCCACTTATTATTTCTGGTTTTGCTTATGGAGTTGATATAACAACTCACAAAGCATGTATAGCGCATGGATTGCAAAACGTGGGTGTACTAGCACATGGGTTAAATCAAATTTATCCAAAGGTGCATGCTAGATATGTTAATGAAGTGGAAAGAAATGGGGGTTTTGTGACAGATTTTTGGAGCTCGAGTACATTTGTACACACAAACTTTTTACAACGTAATCGCATCATTGCTGGCCTCTCTGAAGCAACTATTGTTATAGAGTCTGCCGCAAAGGGAGGCTCACTGGTGACCGCAGAGTTTGCAAATGGGTATAACCGAGAGGTATTTGCTGTACCAGGTAGAACAAATGATAAACAAAGTATAGGCTGTAATAATCTTATAAAACAATCTAGAGCACACTTACTAACTAATGCAGCAGATATCGTGTACATGCTTAATTGGAAGCTGGAAGAAAAAACAAAACCTGTTATACAAAAACAACTTTTTGTAGAGCTTACAGATGATGAAAAACTAGTGTGGCGCTTTCTTAGTAATAATGGTAAAGAACTTCTAGATAGTATTGCTTTACATTGTAAAATGCCCACCTTTAAAGTTGCCAGCGTATTATTACAAATGGAATTAAAGGGAGTGGTAAGGCCATTACCAGGTAAGCTATTTGAAATCATATAATGTAATATGACCTAGTAAACTTTCAAGTGATTTAAATTCACTATTCTAAAATTATAATTTTAATACAACATAAATAACTGATTAACAGAATTTTAAGTTTTTGGCACGTGTTTTGGTTTGTATTTAGGGAATCAAAAAACGAACACTTATGAAAACGATCAAAAAACTTTTCGGATTCGTGCTAATTGCAGCTCTCTTTACATCATGTTACTCAGAAGTAGTAGTCACAGATGATTATATAGAACCAGCAGGTCCCACACTTAATCAAGTATTGAATCAATATGAAATATGGTACATTGACATAGACCGTTCATCTGGTGACACAGTGGTACCATTTTTACAAAAAGCATTTACAGTATCTTTTAGAAATGGTACCCTCTTTGCAAACAATAACCTTTCTGGTATTGGACAAAATGGTGGAGGCTTTGGTATTGCAGTGGCTGGGTATGATACTTTTAATTATGAGCTAGATGTTGCTCATGATCTAGATGGAGATTACTCTTTTGATGTAAGAGTGTTATCTAATTTTGAAATAGAGCTTTATCATCCATTTACTGGCGCGCGTTACATATTAGAAGGTTTTCAACGCAGTAGCTTTGATTATGACCTTGTATTCTATGAGAACATACATTACTTTCTTCAAGAGTTTGAGGCATGGGAGAAAATTTACGCAAGTGATGAAGGAGAGGTAAATCCTTTTGACGATGAAAACTTTCTACAGTTTTTACCTGCAGGCAACTCAGGAAACTTTAGAAGTTCAATAGATCCAAATGGAACTTATATAAATGATATTATTTGGGATTTCAACGGTATTTATGATGTAGATGATATCCCAGGTGAGTTTTACCAGAAGACATTGTTTCTTGAGTATAATACACTAGAATTTGAAGACTTTGACTTGACTATTATTGATGATACGACCATAGAGTTATATCAGCCTTCAACTGGAACAACTTATGAATTTCGAGGTAGAGGGTACATAGAATTTAGAACGTCAACAGACGGTAAATCTACCAAGTTGCCTAAATACCGTAAGAAAACGGCAACAATTAAAAAAGAAATAGAAGCTCTTAAAGAGAAAAAGCTTAAGGCGCTTAAAGAATAAATGGTTGCTCAATAGACAGCAACGGGATTGACGAGTTTTTGGTTGGTTATTTAGTTGAAGAATCCTTACCTAAGGTGGTACTTAGAGTGAGGGTTCTTTTTTTTGGATGTTTGTGAAGATTATATGTATTGACACAAAAAATAAAAACGAAACACAAAATTTATTAATAATAGTTATAGTTCGCTTTCGCGAAAGCGTACACTTCTTTTTACCTTAAGCTATACCGCTTTAAATATTTGTTTCTTTTGCCAAACTAGTCTTAATATATGGATACAACCACTCGTTTTTTGTAACTTTCTAATTCAATTGAAACACTAACTAAAAATCAGAATTATGGGATTATTTTCATTTATTAAAAATGCAGGTGCAAAAGTATTTGGTATAGGAAAAACAGATAAAGAGGAGGCAGCAGAAAAAGCAGCTGCAGCCGAAGAAAAGATAGCATTGCGCAATGCACACGCGGCTAGAAACATGACAGAGACAATACGTGATTTAGGGTTAGATGTAGACAATCTTGATATTTCAATAGATGGAGATGTCGCTGTAGTAACAGGAAGTGCACATGATCAGTCAACTAAAGAGAAAGTTGTTCTTGTGGTAGGAAACTCAACAGGAATAGCTACCGTAGATGATAGATTAACTGTTGAAAATCCAGAGCCAGAAGCGCGTTTTTACACAGTAGAAAGTGGAGATTCTCTAAGTAAAATCTCTAAGGAGATGTACGGAGATCCTATGAAATACCCTCAGATATTTGAAGCAAATAAGCCTATGCTTTCAGATCCAGATAAGATTTATCCTGGTCAAGTATTGCGTATACCACATTTGGATAAGTAATAAACAGTATCAGGATACACGTTATATAAAAGAGTAAACGCTAGTAATGTTTGCTCTTTTTTTATGAGGTGAAATTAAACCAAGGGTCATGTATAATTTCAGGGAAG from Dokdonia sp. Hel_I_53 carries:
- a CDS encoding murein hydrolase activator EnvC family protein codes for the protein MQDSCFSYKAILSCFFLFFIVSTVVGQSAEQKKLEKRRESLKQEMAQLQRLRDTNKKKEISILTQVEDLDTKIKLRTDLIKVTNRQANLLTREINENLSKMESLREELTILKEDYGEMIRKSYKSKSGQSKIMFLLSSESFKQAYKRTQYMKQYANYRKKQGNQIKERTKLLQQTNKKLVQQKKDKDVLIAENRIAKAALDKEKQRQAALVREIKKKSSSYTAQLRKKQRETDRIDHQIDKIIADAIKASNKKAGKSTTSNKGFALTPAEVTLARKFSRNKGKLIWPVERGRVTRRFGKSAHPTLPGITTINSGVEIETSQGASARAVFAGEVTTIQDMQGGAATVFIRHGDYFTVYTNLKNIKVKTGDQIAYKETLGEITRNAFSGKTILKFSVRRNTSKLNPADWVLGM
- a CDS encoding CsbD family protein produces the protein MNSTEFEGKWNQVKGEFKQKYGKMFNDDETFAEGKFDEVAGRIQEKTGKSKEAIREEVEKW
- a CDS encoding DUF4292 domain-containing protein; this encodes MKKYSYLFIFILLASCSGTKKIATSESAEDITSSRLINEYYANALEYKTMDARTRLRYEDKNNSQSVTVTIRIEKDKKIWLNASLLGISGARALITPDKVQFYDKLNRQYFEGDFRFLSEYLGVDIDFFQLQRLLSGQTVYDLREGKYDFKKTAVGYTITPRKQLEGINLLFSISSENFMVDRQRVEQPAENVSLDVVYGAYRNVEGKPFPTQIDILANDNQNQTRVSIDFRDIDINVDTNFPFSIPSGYSKIELHAR
- a CDS encoding acyl-CoA thioesterase, with translation MEPRTPSDSKTILTDLVLPSETNPLNNLFGGELLARMDRAASIAARRHCRRIVVTASVNHVAFNRSIALGSVVTVEAKVSRAFKTSMEVFIDVWVEDRESGQRSQANEAIYTFVAVDDQGIPVQIPKLIPESTVEKERFDAALRRKQLSLVLAGKMKPNEATELKALFT
- a CDS encoding tetratricopeptide repeat protein, with the protein product MNKKIYILVFIVLVTLSRKRILAQQPLEQTPFEDENVDDLGNVSDAFQVSFFEALKQKGIENYDRAISALDKCILLEPEKAILYFERGKNNVFLKNYDRAIEDFKKSLEINPNDKDVLIVLYDVYYTQRDYTAAEKIVKELMDFDIQYKEDLARIYTQTKRYNEALDLLDELEDEYGPDLYRDQLKNRLYMLSGNTERQVKEIEENIVSSPKSTAEYLKLIFLYSEQGNSRKAYETALELQKVNPEADEVQLALYKFYLIDNKTDLAVAAMQKVLESKTIALEGKHNVLNDFLIFVNENPQFEMQLENAITVFDKQVGSANIFYELAVYYLQKGDKVKALPYFKKALATSPEDLEIIKNIILLQLDEDQFLDAEKTVSEALDLYPSQPLLYLTYGVTLNKQNKFKEAIIQLETGIDYIIDDVKMEADFYNQLGDAYSGTGDSSKAKSYYEKVKSLQAKEN
- the dut gene encoding dUTP diphosphatase, which codes for MKIKVINKSNHALPHYETIASAGMDLRANLTESITIGSLERAIVPTGILIELPVGIEAQVRPRSGLAAKKGITVLNAPGTIDADYRGEVGVILVNLSNDPFTIENGERIAQMVIAKHEQGQWDEVEELSTTDRGEGGFGSTGVK
- a CDS encoding SPOR domain-containing protein, producing MQLDQYISDLLYRYECVILPEFGAFLTQLQSAQVHSSTNAFYPPKKKLSFNRQLIDNDGLLANYISKTEMIPYEEATMKIASYVRYLYDGLHKGESQTLQNIGSLSLDEENKLHFEPSYHLNYLTSSFGLSSFTSSQVLREVYKEEVKSIEATTPIVFTPERRNSNWLKYAAAAVVILGVSGILGYTYLRDVEEFNYASKQEASIQLEDKIQEATFVIENPLPAITLAVSKPTGKYHIVAGAFRQEENAQTRVSQLREKGYKARQIGINRYGLHQVVYGSFTDSDEAINMLRKIRKEDNSSAWLLVQKIK
- a CDS encoding nucleotidyltransferase family protein, with product MKIIVPMAGLGSRIRPHSLTVPKPLIPVAGSPIVHRLVRDIAKILDQPIEEIAFILGDPTFFGDEVTTQLGELATSLGAKASIYRQGEALGTGHAIMSAEPSLSGPAVIAYADALIRADLELDPDADSVIWTKTVANPEAYGVVKLNEKQDIIELVEKPSTFVSDQAVIGIYYFKDVAVLKEKLQEVIDENIMNGGEYQINDGIKKMMAEGRIFKTGTVDEWMDCGNKEVAIETNSKMLQFLHDDGQEQLVADNVTLENSKIIPPCFVGDNVVLKNTTIGPGVAIGAGTTIEDSTITHSLIQKQSYIKNVQWTEAMIGNKVHFDGSFTRVSLGDYSVMK
- a CDS encoding lipopolysaccharide biosynthesis protein; translated protein: MGTLKSLFKHTFIYGLATVLPRILTALLTRLYTGYLPDTDAFGEVTIVFSYVMFLNVILTYGMETAFFKFFNEKKHKESTLSTSLISLLVTTVFFAVLAFLAIDFLAGISGVPSAYWKWVILIISFDTLAVIPFAYMRAQSKSTKYAMIKLLNVVISTTLSVILLVWLPRLDIIKSYFPSDKIELVFIALFAPSLITLLIVIKPYFQKWNFDRALHKKMLRYGGPILIAGLAFVVNESFDKILLERLLPEKIADSQVGIYGACYKLSIGMTLYATAFRIGIEPFFFSEAGNKNATQMYAQITKTFVVFGAIALFIYVVLVDVVKVILLNNTDYWEGMYIVPLILIAYLFFGIYQTLSVWYKTTDKTRYGAYISAGGAAFTILINVLLIPQIGYLASAIATCVAYGIMMIISYYIGRKHLAIPYDVKNILLYLIISISFSCVFFYGVRSYYGVGTLTTYTIGTFMTLVLSVLIGFKEKDMLLSLFKRK